From the Methanobacterium sp. CWC-01 genome, the window AATTAAAATCTAAAACATTTTATTGTGATGAGCTTTTTAGATATATGTATATCACATAGGCCACCACCAGAATAATTATAATGGGCAGTAACCAGATAAAGACGTAGAAGAAAACCACCGCCAGTAGCAGTGCCACCACAATAAATACTATGTCTTGAAGCTCCATGGTCTTTTTTTTAGTAAGTGGGACCATAAATATATTCCTAAAAGTAAATATTTTATTGTGAATCCTTTATTGTAAAGTTAGAGGAGATGAAAAATGAAGATATTAGTGGTTAACAATCATGGACAGTACAACCACCGTATTTATCGCAGCTTGCACTACCTTAAGATTCCCTCACAGATCATTCCCAACTCCACCGCACTGGAGAAAATAGAAGAAAAGGACCCGGCTGGTATAATCCTGGGCGGCGGTCCCTCCCTGGATAGGTCCGGTAACTCCGCCCAATACGTGACCCAACTGGACTATCCCATACTGGGGATCTGTCTGGGTCACCAGATCATGGCCAAGGCCTACGGTGCAGAAGTAGGAGCCGCTGGAATTGAAAGCTACGCCAAGATTGAAATCAAGATATTAAAAGAAAATGACATTTTCAAGGGTTTAGGTCCCTCCATGGAGGTATGGGCATCACACAAGGATGAGGTGCGTACATTGCCAGAAGAGTTTGAAGTGCTGGCCACCTCAGCCATATGTGATATTGAAGCCATGAAGCATCATGCAAGGCCATTATATGGTATTCAATTTCATCCGGAAGTTTATCATACCCAGAAGGGGCCCCGGTTATTTGAGAATTTTTATGAAGTTTGTAAAAGTTTTAAAAGAGAATAGAGATCCTATATCCTTGAATAAACTTTAACACCCTTCAATTTACCTTTATTGATTTCTGTATAATTTTCAAGACTTGGCTCTGTCTCATCATCCCATAAAAAGTATAGGTCCACCTTGGAACTGGTAAGCTGTTTTTCAAGACCACTATAATTACCTTTGGAACCCGCCTGCCCCACATAATCTGTTCCTAAATAATATGATAGGTATAGGGATCTATCCAAGCCTCCATTTGAAGCTGATTTGCTGTAGGCAATTGGAAGGTTTATTGCCTTCTGTATCTGGTAAATATCTTCCCCGGAATCTTTATAAGTATCCAGATAAGTTATGGGTGCTATGATGAAAGAAAAGGAGAAAATAAGTACCAGTATCGTTTTTTGGTATTTATTAAAGAATTCCGTTTGAAACAATCCATCGAGCAAATACCCTCCCATGAGCAAAAGAAGGACCCATACTAGCCATAAGTATCTTTCCTCCACCAGAATAGGAGTGTACCCACCACAGAATATTATGATGG encodes:
- a CDS encoding GMP synthase subunit A, with translation MKILVVNNHGQYNHRIYRSLHYLKIPSQIIPNSTALEKIEEKDPAGIILGGGPSLDRSGNSAQYVTQLDYPILGICLGHQIMAKAYGAEVGAAGIESYAKIEIKILKENDIFKGLGPSMEVWASHKDEVRTLPEEFEVLATSAICDIEAMKHHARPLYGIQFHPEVYHTQKGPRLFENFYEVCKSFKRE